The Xanthobacter flavus genome includes a window with the following:
- a CDS encoding peptidoglycan DD-metalloendopeptidase family protein has translation MYHRRSAGDWRDATSAAGLGDDPPLGVDGDEEDIDRRRVSARWFAATLLTALCGSFLMGGAVYAALDGEHRFALMPEKVRNAIRGALAVGERPVNSARKGDRMSLLGDAATARQTFRVSTATRMGDREIIKVRPFTRVAANLAMSTTSVSTNVPRFNPAQIVADSSKDEAAPQAEPTGEVTLVMRDISSLPPSTRLGAATSMENVLVKVREVAELTRVQPGQGGLPAAIVGTQPGFSPQVAAQAATAPYLSYASVGNALGSPGLPASAVPAGHAPPGAANAPVPVMPANISFVPKTSDETSGGNDWSDATVVVKKGDTIVSILMDNGVSKEDARAAAAAFQRGRDGTVKDGLRMHLLLQEENKRVRPLRISIFSDLGHEGTVALSDKEEFVNVPEPSETEMAGVSEDADEDDGGPGIRLYESIYETALRNDVPRSVIADIIRVYSFDVDFQRRVRPGDSFEVLFSDDPGASNDVLYAALTVNKETRRYFRFQTTDDGLVDYYDEDGKSAKKFLVRKPMAGGIMRSPFGYRRHPILGYSKLHTGVDWADAIGSPIYAAGNGTIIYATWKSGYGKHTEIQHANGYVTTYSHQSGFARGIREGVTVRQGQLIGYLGNTGLSTGPHLHYEVKINGNFVDPMRIRLPRGRALDGKFLAEFKKERERIEALLSHAPVPPKVANASASAAKTRAASN, from the coding sequence TTGTATCATCGACGATCAGCCGGGGACTGGCGCGACGCCACGAGCGCTGCCGGGCTCGGCGACGACCCCCCGCTCGGGGTGGACGGAGACGAAGAGGATATCGACCGGCGCCGCGTCTCCGCGCGCTGGTTCGCGGCCACGCTGCTCACGGCCTTGTGTGGTTCTTTCCTGATGGGCGGCGCCGTCTATGCGGCGCTCGACGGCGAACATCGCTTCGCGCTGATGCCGGAGAAGGTGCGCAACGCCATCCGCGGCGCGCTGGCGGTGGGCGAGCGGCCGGTGAATTCCGCCCGCAAGGGCGATCGCATGTCGCTGCTCGGCGACGCCGCCACCGCCCGCCAGACCTTCCGCGTCTCCACCGCGACCAGGATGGGCGACCGCGAGATCATCAAGGTGCGGCCGTTCACGCGAGTAGCGGCGAACCTCGCCATGTCCACCACGTCGGTCTCCACCAACGTCCCTCGCTTCAACCCGGCCCAGATCGTCGCCGATTCCAGCAAGGACGAGGCGGCCCCGCAGGCCGAGCCCACCGGCGAGGTCACGCTGGTGATGCGCGACATCTCCAGTCTTCCGCCGAGCACGCGGCTCGGGGCCGCCACCTCCATGGAAAACGTGCTGGTGAAGGTGCGCGAGGTGGCCGAGCTCACCCGCGTGCAGCCCGGCCAGGGCGGCCTGCCCGCCGCCATCGTCGGAACCCAGCCCGGCTTCTCGCCGCAGGTGGCCGCCCAGGCCGCGACCGCGCCCTATCTGTCCTATGCCAGCGTCGGCAACGCGCTCGGCTCGCCCGGCCTTCCGGCCTCCGCCGTCCCGGCCGGCCATGCGCCTCCGGGCGCGGCCAACGCGCCGGTGCCGGTCATGCCGGCCAACATCAGCTTCGTGCCCAAGACCTCCGACGAGACCTCCGGCGGCAACGACTGGTCGGACGCGACCGTGGTGGTGAAGAAGGGCGACACCATCGTCTCCATCCTCATGGACAACGGCGTCTCCAAGGAAGACGCCCGCGCCGCCGCCGCCGCCTTCCAGCGCGGCCGGGACGGCACGGTGAAAGACGGTCTGCGCATGCACCTGCTGCTGCAGGAGGAGAACAAGCGCGTGCGGCCGCTGCGCATCTCCATCTTCAGCGACCTCGGCCACGAGGGCACCGTCGCGCTCTCCGACAAGGAGGAGTTCGTGAACGTGCCCGAGCCCTCCGAGACGGAGATGGCCGGCGTCTCGGAGGACGCGGACGAGGACGACGGCGGCCCCGGCATCCGGCTCTACGAGAGCATCTACGAGACCGCGCTGCGCAACGACGTGCCACGCAGCGTCATCGCGGACATCATCCGCGTCTATTCCTTCGACGTGGACTTCCAGCGCCGGGTGCGGCCGGGCGACAGCTTCGAGGTGCTGTTCTCGGACGATCCGGGTGCGTCCAACGACGTGCTCTACGCCGCCCTCACCGTGAACAAGGAAACCCGCCGCTACTTCCGCTTCCAGACCACCGACGACGGCCTCGTCGATTATTACGACGAGGACGGCAAGAGCGCGAAGAAGTTCCTGGTGCGCAAGCCCATGGCCGGCGGCATCATGCGCTCGCCCTTCGGCTATCGCCGCCATCCCATCCTCGGCTATTCCAAGCTGCACACGGGCGTGGACTGGGCGGACGCCATCGGCTCGCCGATCTACGCGGCGGGCAACGGCACCATCATCTATGCCACCTGGAAATCCGGCTACGGCAAGCACACGGAAATCCAGCACGCCAACGGCTACGTCACCACCTATTCGCACCAGTCGGGCTTCGCCCGCGGCATCCGCGAGGGGGTGACGGTGCGCCAGGGCCAGCTCATCGGCTATCTCGGCAACACCGGCCTCTCCACCGGCCCGCATCTGCACTACGAAGTGAAGATCAACGGCAACTTCGTCGATCCCATGCGTATCCGCCTGCCGCGCGGCCGGGCGCTGGACGGCAAGTTCCTCGCCGAGTTCAAGAAGGAGCGGGAGCGCATCGAGGCCCTGCTCAGCCACGCCCCCGTGCCGCCGAAGGTGGCGAACGCCAGCGCCAGCGCCGCCAAGACCCGCGCCGCCAGCAACTGA
- a CDS encoding DUF2267 domain-containing protein has product MPIPLDLQHATEAFDRFLADARDTAGLGTRNQAYTMVDGVLRVFRRRLSVEEAIRFAGVLPPVLRAIFVADWDTAEPRRPFADRAAMTAEVQDLRRHHNFAPQTAIADVAAALRRAMDREKLDRVLATLPAGAAEYWSA; this is encoded by the coding sequence ATGCCCATCCCCCTCGACCTCCAGCACGCCACCGAAGCGTTCGACCGCTTCCTCGCCGATGCGCGGGATACGGCGGGGCTCGGCACGCGCAATCAGGCCTACACCATGGTGGATGGGGTGCTGCGCGTGTTCCGGCGGCGGCTGTCGGTGGAGGAGGCGATCCGCTTTGCCGGGGTGCTGCCGCCGGTGCTGCGGGCCATCTTCGTGGCGGACTGGGACACGGCGGAGCCGCGCCGGCCGTTCGCGGATCGGGCGGCAATGACCGCCGAAGTGCAGGACCTGCGCCGGCACCACAATTTCGCGCCGCAGACCGCCATCGCCGATGTGGCGGCGGCGCTGCGGCGGGCCATGGACAGGGAGAAGCTCGACCGCGTCCTCGCCACCTTGCCGGCGGGCGCGGCTGAATACTGGTCGGCGTGA